The following is a genomic window from Puntigrus tetrazona isolate hp1 chromosome 20, ASM1883169v1, whole genome shotgun sequence.
TTCGGTGTAACAATCTTGCCAggcatttttacaacaaaaatctatatttacgGCACATTGAAAGACTAATTATTTTCACTCCAAATAACGGTTACAAATTTCTTCTAACGTGCCACCATCCAAGGTTTTACCCGTTTGTCAATAAGATCGGTTTTACTCATTCAAAACacgattttattattttatatgttttaatatgtgcAAATCgaaataagcatgttgtttgaatttctatataaatattgtgttacaccGAATGACAACGTAGCATTATTTCAACagaatttgacattttactCTCCATTTGAAACCTCAAAAGTGGACGCTTTACTTGCATTTAGTGCTTTCTATGGACctaaaatcagttttgtgaATATCTTTTGATGCGGACATCTTAAcgtcatttatatataaatacatataatagtttttttgcgGGAAAGGGAAGCTCTCGTCGTCACCTTGTCTTCTTTGGGTCCTTTGGTGAGGTCAAAGCTGGCGTAGACTTCGGGCGAGCACTGGGCGCAGAGAGGCGGGAGCTCGAAGGGAGTGGGTTCAGCCAAACCGTAACTGGCCTTCAGTTCCAGCGCCGGAGCTTCGGCGGGAACCTTGTGGAAGTAACTGACAACGAAACGCAGCCGTCAAAACAGAGCTCTCCAGGAGCCGTTCGCTCAATAAACCTCTTTGACTCACATGAAGCCGTTCTCTCTCTGGCACTTCTCCAGGGTGTTTTTGATGAACGTGCCCAGCTTCTTAAAGAAGAGCTGCTCCGAGGGTTTGGCCGTGCTGCCGGGACCCTTCATCTGACGGTACTCTTTACACAAGGCTTCAGCGCGGGAATAAACTGAGACACACAGATCCGACGCAAGCATTAACGGGAAGGATTTCAAACCAGGAAACATCTAAGAGCTCCACTAAAGCATCGCTCtactgtacttttatttcaaaatggcGTATTTGAAATTAATCACCTTgcaatttataaatgaaaagtgCATGAAGAGCTCATTAGGGTAAATCTATATTTGAACCATTgcgcttttctttctttaatatcaGCGCTAAATAACCAAATATCTCTTTGAATGACTTGATTGGTTTACTAAATTATTTAGTTAGTTTGTTTGTCTAGCAGGGACAACACACAGACAACCAATGCAGccatataatatttttacaccAATACATCATATATGGCTGAAATGTGAGGGGTTCTCCATTTACGCACATTTCTCAGCCTCCTGCAGGGATCTTATGGCCTCTCCGCATTTATCGCCAGCGAGAAGAGTCTGTCCATGATAGCAGTGTGCCTGGAAATAACATCAGTGTATCACACAGTGGGATATTTACTGCATTGGTGTGACCAAACGCTCCACCCCTTTACCAAAGGAACAGAAAAGCCCCGCCCCCAAACCGATTGCCATATTATATCCCGATCTCTGCACAGACTCACGTAAGCCATGTAGAAGTGCTGCTTCAGCTGCAGGTATTTCTTCCATTTACTGCTGCATTCTGGATCCAAAGTGTTCAGAGTGTGATCTGAGCAAATAATTGACACGTATTACACAGCACCCAAATACTCAgagaatgcttaaatatttcaactGTATATTAACATGTCTGCCGCGTCTCTCCTTCTTTTAATTCCAATCAATATTCATGtccatgcattttttatttcatcatttatattAAGGTCCATTTAAGTTATACGTTATATaaatgtgacacacacacatatatgtatatatatgtatactgtatgtgtatatatgtgtgtatgtatgtatatatatatatatatatatacacactgtacgtacacatatacatatattcatatacatatacatatatatatatatatatatatatatatatatatatatatatatatatatacatatatacatatatatatatacatatatatatatatatatatatatatatatatatatatatatatatatatatatatatatatatatatatacatacatatatacatatatatatatatatatatacatatatatacatatatatatatatatatatacatatatatatatatatatatatatatatatatatatatatatatatatatatatacatatacatatacatatatatatatatatatatatatatatatatatatatatacatatatatatatatatatatatatatatatatatatacatatatatatatatatatatatatatatatataatatacatatatatatatatatatatatatatatatatatagtagtatatacatacatatatatatacatatacatatatatatatatatatagttacatatatatatatatatatatatatatacatatatatatataatacacatatacatatacacagcaatatatatacaataaaaacaaaacatatacataaacatttctgaatattaaaGTTATCTTTACATAGATAAACTattgatatatacataaatatatataagaatatatatatatatatttatattacctgtcttgtgtgtgtgatagTTAAACCTAAAACTATTAATGTCACAACATCAGTGTGAGGCATATACTCACCGGTtacaaactgcagttgggttatttcgACTAGGTTAAAAACGAactacaaaacacagcaaacgaacacaataaaaacaaaacatattaaaaaaacacaactttgaatattaaagttatctgtttttgtagATAAACTCTTGATATGCACAAAAACGTATAAGAATGCGAATTATTTCGATTACCTGGAAATCTTTAAGTGATAGTTAAACCTAAAACTCTTAATGCACAACATCAGAGTGTCTCTAAACTCACCGGCCTTCTGGTAGAAGTTAGCGGTCTCAAATGACAGCGCTGCGATGAGGGAGGCATTGTGCTTCAGCTCGATGGCTCTGGCAATGGTGACTAGAGACAGAGACACATGAACcgtcactctcacacacacacacacacacacacacacacacacacacacacacacacacacacacacacacactctcacactctcacacacacacacaaacaaacactctaacacacacacacacacactctctctcacacacacactctctctcacacacacactctctcacacacacacacacacacacacacacacacacacacacacacacacacacacacacacactcacacacacacacacacacactctctcacacacacacacacactcacacacacacacacacacacacacactctcactcacacacacactctctcacacacactctcacacacacactctctctcacacacacacacacacacacacacacacacacacacacacacacacacacacacacacacactcacacacacacacacacacacacacacacacacacacacacacacacacacacacactcacacacacacacacacacacacacacacacacacacacacacacacacacacacacacacacacacacacacacacacacacacacacacacacacacacacacacacacacacacacacacacacacacactctcacacacacacacacacacacacacactctcacacacacacacacacacactctctctctcacacacacacacactctctctctcacacacactcattcactctctctctcacacacactcattcactctctctctcacacacacacacacacacacacggcagcTCTCCAGCGATCACGGCGGTGTGTTTTACCCTCCTGAGCCTCTGCCTGACTCTGCACGATGTAGGTGTCAATGACTCGCGGCTCCAGGTCTCGTCCCTTCTCTGCTGGAGTGATGAGCCGAGGAATATGAGTCTCCTAGAACACACCACACGAGCACATTCAGTAATCACGGCTCGAGCAGGACGACTACCACGAGCACGCATTACAGTGATTTACAGGCACTCTGCTGgctttttgctttaattttccGCAAAACAAGCATGCTTTTACCTTAAGGGTTTTAAAAAGTCCGGCGGCGATTTTCAAACTCTTGTGAACATCTTTGGCCTCATCTTCTGTGATACTAAAATGCAAAGCAAAGGCAACCTGTCTTTAatcaaatactaaaaatacaattcaactaatataatttattacactcacacatataatacattacagACTATGCACGGTTTAATATGACAGTAAAATCATGCATTAACTTGTCTGGTTTTAAAAGTGGAACTATTCTGAACTTCTCAACAAATGCATCAGTCTGCATGCGTGCAGCAAGATGCAACCTCTTAAAGCACGTCATATAATACGTTCTATTTTCCGTTTTATATCATAGAATAATCATTTCAATCACAAGCGATCGCTCCAGAGCACATGTAACTTACTTCTCCTTTCCGGCCAGTCGTGAGGCAAACTTGGTGTACCAGACGGCCACATTAAAGGCCATAGACACCAGCTCAAAAACCGCATCCTGCTGGGCGCTGAAAAACACTGCGTTATTCTAGCTCATATTCAACTGACACGTTCACAGAAGCTCATCGAATTAGATCAATGTCAGcatgaaacaaactaaaaacaagttACACGagatttacagaaaacacatgAGCGAGAACAAATGTGCTTTGTGCAATTCATTATTAGAAGATAATTCTacctaaaactgaaatgaatacaATGggatgcatttaaatttttcagaAAGTGCAgccaaatttaaaatgcatgaaatcatttgcattttgcGTTGTGTGTTTTGATGGCTTATAGTTTCTGAAAGTCTAAGAATGAACTACAGGACATAATTGATGCATTTATAGAGGCTTCATGTATTGATCATTTTCGTTTACGTTTTGCACCAGCCAATAAAAGACGGGTCCTAAAAAGAAAACCATTCGAAATCCACCGTGCTAAACCACATTGCGTATCAGTTCCTGCTCTCTCCGAGTCACCTTGCAGTATTTCCCTGTAAAGTGTCGGTCCATTTGAAGTTCTGGATGAACCGGAGCTTGTTCTCTTGTGTGGTTCCATCCAGCGGCAAAATGAATcctataacaacaacaacaacaacaacaacaagaacatGCCTCTGAGCAGAACGaatgcaaatgaatgaaaaaaaaaaaacggaaacgTCTGACTGGAGAGGAAAAATACAGTGCACAAACCCTGTAATAGAGCGAAGTATTCATCACTGGATTTCTTCATGATCTCTGGGGTACATGTGGCATCGGTGAACATGTCCAGCAGCCGGGCACGAGTCGTTCTCAAGTCACTGGGACACAGATTCAACATTAAATATGACCGTGCGCACTGACCATATGCACACTTTTTCTCAGACGGCATTCCCAAACTGCCTAAAATACCAgtgttttggctttgttttcctTCAGCACTCGTGCGCATTTTATGCAGAGCAGGGCAGTAACCGATTACATGGAAATTAAGcacttaaattacattttaaaatactcatTATCAAACTACAGGTACTGTTTTTATTGActacatatatttacacaacagcaataaattatccatgatttgtttttaaaaaaaaatatatatatatatatatatatatatatatatatatatatatatatatatatatatatatatataaatatatatattttaatttttattttattatttatttataatataatataatatttttttaaatgcctacATGACatgcaagtaaataaatattttgtattttagccagtgttttattttgatatgttgaaaatatttaattatcagCTTTTGATGAAATTCACGAACCCCCTGCAGGTCTTTCACGAACACCGGCTTGGGAAATCATCACATAGTGCTGTAATATAATGCTCAAATCACTTTATTTcgctaaaaacaacaaattggatatcttttctttgcattttaacGTCAGTGCGGTGCAGTATTATCCTATTTGAGTCAATGCGATCAAcgttacattaaaattaagttaaaaggtaattaaaaggtacattacctaaaatgtgtaatgtaaggCATT
Proteins encoded in this region:
- the brox gene encoding BRO1 domain-containing protein BROX isoform X2, with translation MASIDLRTTRARLLDMFTDATCTPEIMKKSSDEYFALLQGFILPLDGTTQENKLRFIQNFKWTDTLQGNTASAQQDAVFELVSMAFNVAVWYTKFASRLAGKENITEDEAKDVHKSLKIAAGLFKTLKETHIPRLITPAEKGRDLEPRVIDTYIVQSQAEAQEVTIARAIELKHNASLIAALSFETANFYQKADHTLNTLDPECSSKWKKYLQLKQHFYMAYAHCYHGQTLLAGDKCGEAIRSLQEAEKFYSRAEALCKEYRQMKGPGSTAKPSEQLFFKKLGTFIKNTLEKCQRENGFIYFHKVPAEAPALELKASYGLAEPTPFELPPLCAQCSPEVYASFDLTKGPKEDKAKAKHDEEIKPVKEPDLKPQKDTGCVVS
- the brox gene encoding BRO1 domain-containing protein BROX isoform X1, with protein sequence MTHWFHRNPLKATAPVSFNLYGVASSPAANKICNDLRTTRARLLDMFTDATCTPEIMKKSSDEYFALLQGFILPLDGTTQENKLRFIQNFKWTDTLQGNTASAQQDAVFELVSMAFNVAVWYTKFASRLAGKENITEDEAKDVHKSLKIAAGLFKTLKETHIPRLITPAEKGRDLEPRVIDTYIVQSQAEAQEVTIARAIELKHNASLIAALSFETANFYQKADHTLNTLDPECSSKWKKYLQLKQHFYMAYAHCYHGQTLLAGDKCGEAIRSLQEAEKFYSRAEALCKEYRQMKGPGSTAKPSEQLFFKKLGTFIKNTLEKCQRENGFIYFHKVPAEAPALELKASYGLAEPTPFELPPLCAQCSPEVYASFDLTKGPKEDKAKAKHDEEIKPVKEPDLKPQKDTGCVVS